Proteins encoded in a region of the Nocardia asteroides genome:
- a CDS encoding TetR/AcrR family transcriptional regulator, whose amino-acid sequence MARPRLFDEDRAVDAAMRAFWRAGYEATSTEDLCAATGLGRSSIYNTFTSKRDLFGRALRHYMATKNAATFDLLDSRTEVRAKIRALLWQIVEAPDEDPRGCLVVNSTIELAPHDPELAAVLAADHERRLAVLTDVFEAGRRAGEIAPDKNPSTLAHFVIATIGGMRVAARGGADRETLAAIATTALDAL is encoded by the coding sequence GTGGCACGACCCAGATTGTTCGACGAGGACCGCGCGGTGGACGCGGCGATGCGCGCGTTCTGGCGCGCCGGATACGAGGCGACCTCCACCGAGGACCTCTGCGCCGCGACCGGACTGGGCCGCAGCAGCATCTACAACACCTTCACCAGCAAGCGCGACCTGTTCGGGCGCGCCCTGCGGCACTACATGGCGACCAAGAACGCCGCGACGTTCGACCTGCTCGACAGCCGGACGGAGGTGCGGGCCAAGATCCGCGCACTGCTGTGGCAGATCGTCGAGGCCCCGGACGAGGACCCGCGCGGCTGCCTCGTGGTCAACTCGACGATCGAACTGGCCCCGCACGACCCCGAACTGGCCGCCGTCCTCGCCGCCGACCACGAGCGACGGCTCGCGGTGCTGACGGACGTGTTCGAAGCGGGCAGGCGCGCGGGCGAGATCGCACCGGACAAGAATCCGTCCACTCTGGCCCACTTCGTGATCGCCACCATCGGCGGCATGCGGGTGGCCGCACGCGGCGGCGCGGATCGCGAGACGCTGGCCGCCATCGCGACCACCGCGCTCGACGCGCTCTGA
- a CDS encoding MFS transporter, whose translation MPVAIYVLGLSIFAQGTSELMLAGLLTEMAGDLGVSVPRAGLLISAFALGMLVGAPVLAVSTLRWSRRTALLAFLAVFVGTHVIGALTSNYWVLFATRVVGAFVYAGFWAMAATTAISLVPPTARGKAMSIIAGGLTLAILVGLPAGTVIGQQWGWRAAFWAVALLSAAATVGVLAKIPGGRPATPRLRTELRTMLRPELWLSYATTALAIAALMVTFAYLGALLSDTTGMAEGWIPVVLGIYGLGAFLGIAIGGRTADTHPLTSLYVGITGGVLTSALLALTAEYTAPVVVLSFLLGAFGFGINPTLNSRVFTLAGDAPTLAGATNISSFNVGITAGPWLGGLAIGAGLGYDAVAWIGVVLGIAALGVVACSHALHRKQAMRASTAAPAPALADVAG comes from the coding sequence ATGCCCGTGGCGATCTATGTCCTGGGTCTTTCGATCTTCGCCCAAGGCACCTCGGAGCTGATGCTCGCGGGCCTGCTCACCGAAATGGCCGGGGACCTGGGCGTATCCGTGCCGCGCGCGGGCCTGCTCATCTCGGCGTTCGCGCTGGGCATGCTGGTGGGCGCGCCGGTGCTGGCGGTTTCGACGCTGCGCTGGTCGCGGCGCACCGCGCTGCTCGCCTTCCTCGCGGTGTTCGTCGGCACCCATGTGATCGGCGCGCTCACCTCGAACTACTGGGTCCTGTTCGCGACCAGGGTGGTCGGCGCGTTCGTCTACGCCGGATTCTGGGCGATGGCCGCGACTACGGCGATCAGCCTGGTGCCGCCCACCGCACGGGGCAAGGCGATGAGCATCATCGCGGGCGGGCTGACCTTGGCCATCCTCGTCGGACTCCCCGCGGGCACCGTGATCGGACAGCAATGGGGCTGGCGGGCGGCGTTCTGGGCAGTCGCACTGCTGTCGGCGGCCGCGACGGTCGGAGTGCTGGCGAAGATCCCCGGCGGACGCCCTGCCACGCCGCGACTGCGTACCGAGCTGCGCACGATGCTGCGTCCCGAACTCTGGCTGTCCTACGCCACCACCGCGCTGGCCATCGCCGCCCTGATGGTCACCTTCGCCTACCTCGGCGCCTTGCTGTCGGACACGACCGGCATGGCCGAGGGCTGGATTCCGGTGGTGCTCGGTATCTACGGCCTCGGCGCCTTCCTCGGCATCGCGATCGGTGGGCGCACCGCCGACACCCATCCGCTGACCAGCCTGTACGTCGGCATTACCGGAGGCGTGCTCACCTCGGCACTGCTCGCCCTCACGGCGGAATACACCGCTCCCGTCGTCGTGCTGTCATTCCTGTTGGGCGCCTTCGGTTTCGGCATCAACCCGACCTTGAACAGCCGCGTCTTCACCCTCGCGGGCGACGCGCCCACCCTGGCGGGAGCCACGAACATCTCCTCGTTCAACGTCGGCATCACCGCAGGCCCCTGGCTCGGGGGCCTGGCCATCGGCGCGGGCCTCGGTTACGACGCGGTCGCCTGGATCGGCGTGGTTCTCGGCATCGCCGCGCTAGGTGTCGTCGCGTGCAGCCACGCCCTGCACCGCAAGCAGGCGATGCGAGCGTCGACCGCCGCACCTGCCCCGGCACTGGCCGACGTGGCAGGGTAA
- the dnaE gene encoding DNA polymerase III subunit alpha — MAASSGSFVHLHNHTEYSMLDGAAKISPLFTEAKRLGMNAVGMTDHGNMYGASEFYNSAKKHDIKPIIGIEAYIAPGSRFDTKRVQWGDPGQKGDDVSGSGAYTHMTMVAENATGLRNLFKLSSLASIEGQLGKWARMDAEIIAQYAEGIIATTGCPSGEVQTRLRLGHEREALEAAAKWQEIFGKENFFLEVMDHGLSIERRVREGLLNVGKQLGIPALATNDCHYVTKDQSANHEALLCVQTGKTLSDPTRFKFDGDGYYLKSAEEMRALWDAEVPGACDNTVLIGERVQSYDDVWAFKDRMPVFPVPEGEDQDSWLRKEVDRGLARRFPGGVPEEYYTRAYFELDVIKQKGFPAYFLVVGDLVKHAREVGIRVGPGRGSAAGSLVAYALGITNIDPLPHGLLFERFLNPERPSAPDIDIDFDDRRRGEMVRYATEKWGTDRVAQVITFGTIKTKAAIKDSARVQFGQPGFAIADQISKALPPPIMAKDIPLSGIMDPDHERYKEAAEVRELIGNNPDVAKIYETARGLEGLIRNAGVHACAVIMSSEPLMDAIPVWKRPQDGAIITGWDYPSCEAIGLLKMDFLGLRNLTVIGDALDNIKANRGIDLDMDNLPLDDPATYELLSRGDTLGVFQLDGGPMRDLLRRMQPTGFNDIVAVLALYRPGPMGMNAHNDYADRKNGRQPIKPIHPELEEPLEDILAETYGLIVYQEQIMFIAQKVASYSMGKADALRKAMGKKKLEVLEAEYKGFHEGMTANGFSEAAVKALWDTILPFAGYAFNKSHAAGYGLVSFWTAYLKANYPAEYMAGLLTSVGDDKDKAAVYLSDCRRLGITVLPPDVNESEQNFASVGKDIRFGLGAVRNVGANVVASIIQARKEKSKFTDFSDYLNKIDAIAASKKVTESLIKAGGFDSLGHPRKGLMLIHSDAIDAVMATKKAEAIGQFDLFGGLDADESVTSVFNVKVPDEEWESKHRLALEREMLGLYVSGHPLNGVEHVLAAQADTQIPAILEGDIKDGTQVTVGGILASVNRRINKNGLAWASAQLEDLTGGIEVLFFPQAYSVYGMDVVEDAVVLIKARVSVRDDRISLIANDLAVPDLSAVGVAKPLAVTVTTRMCTPDKIGELKRVLSRHPGTSDVHIRHVGARDKTTLLKLDDRLRVSPSSALMGDLKALLGPGCLAG, encoded by the coding sequence CGACGACGTCTCCGGCTCGGGCGCCTACACGCACATGACCATGGTCGCCGAGAACGCGACCGGCCTGCGCAACCTGTTCAAGCTCTCCTCGCTGGCCTCCATCGAAGGCCAGCTCGGCAAGTGGGCGCGCATGGACGCGGAGATCATCGCCCAGTACGCCGAGGGCATCATCGCGACGACCGGCTGCCCCTCCGGCGAGGTGCAGACCCGCCTGCGCCTCGGTCACGAGCGGGAGGCGCTGGAGGCCGCCGCCAAGTGGCAGGAGATCTTCGGCAAGGAGAACTTCTTCCTCGAGGTCATGGACCACGGCCTGTCCATCGAGCGCCGGGTCCGCGAGGGCTTGCTGAACGTCGGCAAGCAGCTGGGCATTCCGGCGCTGGCCACCAACGACTGCCACTACGTCACCAAGGATCAGTCCGCCAACCACGAGGCGCTGCTGTGCGTGCAGACCGGCAAGACGCTGTCGGACCCCACCCGGTTCAAGTTCGACGGTGACGGCTACTACCTGAAGTCCGCCGAGGAGATGCGGGCGCTCTGGGACGCCGAGGTGCCCGGCGCGTGCGACAACACCGTGCTGATCGGCGAGCGGGTGCAGTCCTACGACGACGTGTGGGCCTTCAAGGACCGCATGCCGGTCTTCCCGGTGCCCGAGGGCGAGGATCAGGACTCCTGGCTGCGCAAAGAGGTCGACCGCGGTTTGGCCCGCCGGTTCCCCGGCGGCGTGCCCGAGGAGTACTACACCCGCGCCTACTTCGAGCTCGACGTCATCAAGCAGAAGGGCTTCCCCGCCTACTTCCTCGTCGTCGGCGACCTCGTCAAGCACGCGCGGGAGGTCGGCATCCGGGTCGGCCCCGGCCGTGGTTCCGCGGCCGGTTCGCTGGTGGCCTACGCGCTGGGCATCACCAACATCGACCCGCTGCCGCACGGCCTGCTGTTCGAGCGGTTCCTCAACCCGGAACGCCCGTCCGCGCCCGATATCGATATCGACTTCGACGATCGCCGCCGCGGTGAGATGGTCCGCTACGCCACCGAGAAGTGGGGCACCGACCGGGTCGCCCAGGTGATCACCTTCGGCACCATCAAAACCAAGGCCGCGATCAAGGACTCCGCGCGCGTCCAGTTCGGCCAGCCCGGCTTCGCCATCGCCGACCAGATCTCCAAGGCGCTCCCGCCGCCGATCATGGCCAAGGACATCCCGCTGTCGGGCATCATGGACCCCGACCACGAGCGGTACAAGGAGGCCGCCGAGGTTCGTGAGCTCATCGGCAACAACCCGGACGTGGCCAAGATCTACGAGACCGCACGCGGCCTCGAGGGCCTGATCCGCAACGCCGGTGTGCACGCCTGCGCGGTGATCATGTCCTCCGAGCCGTTGATGGACGCCATCCCCGTGTGGAAGCGGCCCCAGGACGGGGCGATCATCACCGGCTGGGACTACCCGTCCTGCGAGGCCATCGGCCTGCTGAAGATGGACTTCCTCGGCCTGCGCAACCTCACCGTGATCGGTGACGCGCTGGACAACATCAAGGCCAACCGCGGCATCGACCTGGACATGGACAACCTGCCGCTGGACGATCCCGCGACCTACGAATTGCTCTCGCGCGGTGACACGCTCGGCGTGTTCCAGCTCGACGGCGGCCCCATGCGCGATCTGCTGCGCCGCATGCAGCCCACCGGCTTCAACGACATCGTCGCCGTGCTCGCGCTGTACCGGCCCGGCCCGATGGGCATGAACGCGCACAACGACTACGCCGACCGCAAGAACGGGCGGCAGCCGATCAAGCCGATCCACCCGGAGCTGGAGGAGCCGCTCGAGGACATCCTCGCCGAGACCTACGGCTTGATCGTCTACCAAGAGCAGATCATGTTCATCGCGCAGAAGGTCGCCTCCTACTCGATGGGTAAGGCCGACGCGCTGCGCAAGGCCATGGGTAAGAAGAAGCTCGAGGTGCTCGAGGCCGAGTACAAGGGCTTCCACGAGGGCATGACCGCCAACGGCTTCTCCGAGGCCGCGGTGAAGGCGCTGTGGGACACCATCCTTCCGTTCGCCGGCTACGCGTTCAACAAGTCGCACGCCGCGGGCTACGGCCTCGTCTCGTTCTGGACCGCCTACCTCAAGGCCAACTACCCGGCCGAATACATGGCGGGCCTGCTCACCTCCGTGGGCGACGACAAGGACAAGGCCGCGGTCTACCTCTCCGACTGCCGCCGTCTCGGCATCACCGTGCTGCCGCCGGACGTCAACGAGTCCGAGCAGAACTTCGCCTCCGTGGGCAAGGACATCCGCTTCGGTCTCGGCGCGGTGCGCAATGTCGGCGCGAACGTCGTCGCCTCGATCATCCAGGCACGCAAGGAGAAATCGAAGTTCACCGATTTCTCCGACTACCTGAACAAGATCGACGCGATCGCCGCGAGCAAGAAGGTCACCGAATCACTCATCAAGGCAGGCGGTTTCGACTCCCTCGGTCATCCGCGCAAGGGCCTGATGCTGATCCACTCCGACGCCATCGATGCCGTGATGGCCACCAAGAAGGCCGAGGCGATCGGTCAATTCGACCTGTTCGGCGGCTTGGACGCGGACGAGTCGGTGACTTCGGTTTTCAACGTGAAGGTGCCCGACGAGGAGTGGGAGTCCAAGCACCGCCTCGCGCTGGAGCGGGAGATGCTCGGCCTGTACGTCTCCGGGCACCCGCTCAACGGCGTCGAGCACGTGCTCGCGGCCCAAGCCGACACGCAGATCCCCGCCATCCTCGAAGGCGACATCAAAGACGGCACCCAGGTGACCGTCGGCGGCATCCTGGCGTCGGTGAACCGGCGTATCAACAAGAACGGCCTGGCCTGGGCTTCGGCGCAGCTGGAAGACCTCACCGGTGGCATCGAGGTGCTGTTCTTCCCGCAGGCGTACTCGGTGTACGGGATGGACGTGGTCGAGGACGCCGTGGTGCTGATCAAGGCGCGCGTCTCGGTCCGCGACGACCGGATCTCGTTGATCGCCAACGATCTGGCCGTCCCCGACCTGTCCGCCGTCGGCGTAGCCAAGCCGCTCGCGGTCACCGTCACCACCCGGATGTGCACACCGGACAAGATCGGCGAACTCAAGCGGGTCTTGTCCAGGCACCCCGGCACGTCGGATGTCCATATCCGGCATGTCGGCGCCCGGGACAAGACCACGCTGCTGAAACTCGACGACCGCCTGCGAGTCTCACCGTCCTCCGCCCTGATGGGCGACCTCAAGGCCCTCCTCGGCCCCGGCTGCCTGGCCGGCTGA